In Alistipes ihumii AP11, a genomic segment contains:
- a CDS encoding alpha/beta hydrolase: protein MRKYRIRPILATACLLSLCHLQAQTPRARPLYPQGAPDSNGLPPENVRTTQDIVFGATEADYLAYPADADRATGQAVVICPGGGYAAVCFDHEGIQVARWLNERGITAVVLRYRMPNGHPDIPVEDALAAIRMVREKARLWHVDPHRIGIMGFSAGGHLAAAASTRFTGTDDRPDFTVLMYAAISRDERMIDRETMGNLFGADVPADSALYSCEKEVTARTPPAFLAMSDDDDNVLPSNSICYYTALKRHGVPAELHAYPRGKHGWGWNPSFRYHDELTASLGRWLEEIGEKQAGRSVP from the coding sequence ATGAGAAAATATCGCATCCGACCGATTCTGGCGACAGCCTGTCTGCTGAGCCTCTGCCACCTGCAAGCCCAGACGCCTCGAGCCCGGCCGCTCTACCCTCAAGGAGCACCCGACAGCAACGGGCTGCCGCCCGAAAACGTACGCACGACGCAGGACATCGTTTTCGGCGCTACGGAGGCCGACTACCTGGCCTACCCGGCCGATGCGGACCGGGCCACAGGCCAAGCCGTCGTGATCTGTCCGGGAGGAGGCTACGCGGCCGTCTGTTTCGACCACGAAGGGATACAGGTCGCCCGGTGGCTGAACGAGCGGGGTATCACGGCCGTCGTGCTGCGCTACCGGATGCCGAACGGACATCCCGACATTCCGGTCGAAGACGCGCTGGCGGCCATACGAATGGTCCGGGAAAAGGCGCGGCTGTGGCATGTCGATCCGCACCGCATAGGCATCATGGGCTTCTCGGCCGGAGGACATCTGGCGGCGGCCGCATCGACCCGATTCACGGGAACGGACGACCGGCCCGACTTCACGGTACTGATGTACGCCGCTATCTCGCGCGACGAGAGGATGATCGACCGCGAGACGATGGGCAACCTGTTCGGAGCCGACGTGCCGGCGGATTCCGCGCTTTACTCCTGCGAGAAGGAAGTGACCGCCCGGACGCCGCCCGCCTTCCTCGCCATGAGCGACGACGACGACAACGTGCTGCCCAGCAACAGCATCTGCTACTATACGGCGCTGAAAAGGCACGGCGTCCCGGCCGAGCTGCACGCCTACCCTCGCGGCAAGCACGGATGGGGCTGGAACCCGTCGTTCAGATATCATGACGAACTGACCGCCTCGCTAGGACGCTGGCTCGAAGAGATCGGCGAAAAACAGGCCGGACGCTCCGTTCCATAG
- the trxA gene encoding thioredoxin produces the protein MALAITSENLKTLMDSGKPLVVDFWAEWCGPCRTIAPIIDELAAEYEGRVAIGKCDVDDNNAVATQFSVRNIPTILFIKGGQVVDKQVGACPKSVLEEKITKLL, from the coding sequence ATGGCACTTGCTATCACCTCTGAAAATCTGAAAACCCTGATGGATTCGGGCAAACCGCTGGTCGTCGATTTCTGGGCCGAATGGTGCGGACCCTGCCGGACGATCGCTCCGATTATCGACGAACTGGCCGCCGAGTATGAAGGCCGCGTAGCGATCGGCAAATGCGACGTGGACGACAACAATGCCGTCGCCACGCAGTTCAGCGTTCGCAACATCCCGACGATTCTTTTTATCAAGGGCGGTCAGGTGGTCGATAAGCAGGTCGGCGCCTGTCCGAAGAGCGTGCTCGAGGAGAAAATAACCAAGCTGTTGTAA
- a CDS encoding DUF2007 domain-containing protein, whose translation MDNSKLSVLKTFSSAGEASIYQSLLESNGIRCELLNEGISDILPIPGDLSKIRLVVNEADAAKAEEILAAGFDQEEFDTESAKRRKKP comes from the coding sequence ATGGACAACTCGAAATTATCGGTTCTGAAAACCTTTTCATCGGCGGGCGAGGCCTCGATCTATCAGAGCCTGCTCGAGAGCAACGGCATCCGGTGCGAACTGCTCAACGAAGGCATCTCGGACATTCTGCCGATTCCGGGCGACCTGTCGAAAATCCGTCTCGTGGTCAACGAGGCCGATGCCGCGAAGGCCGAGGAGATCCTTGCTGCCGGATTCGATCAGGAAGAATTCGACACGGAGAGCGCCAAACGGCGCAAGAAGCCCTGA
- the dnaE gene encoding DNA polymerase III subunit alpha: protein MGQFTHLHVHTQYSILDGAAAIKPLLKRAKELGMTALAITDHGNMYGVKEFHDAAEKEGIKPILGCEVYVAGGSRFDKSGKDDRGDHLILLAKNLEGYHNLSKIVSYAFTEGFYYRPRVDKELLRLYHDGIICCSACLGGELPQAIMRGDMQEARRVVEEFVSIFGEDYYLELQLHQSGIPRIDEQVYENQKKVNAALLQLAAEYGVKYICSNDVHFIMADDAPAHDRLICLNTGRDLDDPNRMRYTWQEYLKSEEEMAALFPDHPEALATTAEIAGKVEEYSLEHKPLMPNFPIPDDFDVPLDQLKETFRKKIKDEAVLAEIDRCTDSLDEVVGRHPELSDQLTIAKQFRYLEHLTYKGAERRYGTLSDAVRKRIEYELSTIEWMGFPGYFLIVWDFIRAAREMGVSVGPGRGSAAGSVVAYSLTITNIDPMKYDLLFERFLNPDRISLPDVDVDFDEDGRADVLHYVVEKYGSKRVAQIVTFGTMAPKAAIKDVARVQRLPLSESNRISKLVPEKPGTTFAKAYKEVPELVKEKESDNPLIRDTMKYAEKLEGSVRQTGVHACGVIIGQDDLEKFAPMAIAKDAELNVVQYEGKLVESVGLIKMDFLGLKTLSIIKDALENIESTTGSRPDIDAIPLDDPLTYDLYSRGETTGLFQFESPGMKKHLRNLKPNRFEDLIAMNALYRPGPMEYIPNFIARKHGLEPVTYEIPDMEEYLKDTYGITVYQEQVMLLSQKLAGFTGGEADTLRKAMGKKKRDVLDKMKPKFIEGAKKNGHDPKICEKIWGDWEAFASYAFNKSHSTCYAYVSYQTAYLKAHYPAEFMAALLSRNLSDIKKISFFMDECKRMGLSVLGPDVNHSKIRFSVDEGGNVRFGLAAIKGVGESAVQNIIDTRKEGGPFKSVYDFVERVNLQTVNKKTLENLVLGGAFDAISDLPRSAYLARDEHDGTLLDALVRYGNRVQSEKNNVQQSLFGGITEESSVQKPEPPQYTPWTKLETLNRERDVIGIYLSSHPLDDFSLIIKHYCTCSLGDLADLPSMNGRDFVAAGMVTSVMHLTTKTGKPYGRFTIEDYNGSHEFVLFSKDYENFRRFLFEGYYLLIKGKVAPRIYNPNELETRITSIMMLAEAQETLMKEVTVSVPVDELTEELVGRLSAAAKENRGQVILRFKVYDPAAEVAVNLYSKSVKVALTGDLIRTFDDYSLRYTLM, encoded by the coding sequence ATGGGGCAGTTCACTCATCTTCATGTACATACGCAATATTCGATTCTGGACGGCGCGGCGGCTATCAAGCCGCTGCTCAAGCGAGCCAAGGAACTCGGCATGACCGCGCTGGCGATCACCGACCACGGCAATATGTACGGGGTCAAGGAGTTTCACGACGCGGCCGAAAAGGAGGGGATCAAGCCGATTCTCGGCTGCGAGGTCTACGTGGCCGGAGGCAGCCGCTTCGACAAGAGCGGCAAGGACGACCGGGGCGACCACTTGATTCTGCTGGCCAAGAATCTGGAGGGGTACCACAATCTTTCCAAAATCGTGTCGTATGCCTTTACCGAGGGGTTCTACTACCGTCCCCGGGTCGACAAGGAACTGCTGCGCCTCTATCACGACGGGATTATCTGTTGCTCGGCCTGCCTGGGCGGCGAACTGCCGCAGGCTATCATGAGGGGCGACATGCAGGAGGCGCGCCGCGTCGTCGAGGAGTTCGTCTCCATTTTCGGCGAGGATTACTACCTCGAGCTGCAGCTTCATCAGAGCGGTATTCCGCGTATCGACGAGCAGGTGTACGAGAATCAGAAGAAGGTGAACGCCGCGCTGTTGCAGCTTGCCGCCGAGTACGGCGTGAAATATATCTGCTCGAACGACGTGCACTTCATCATGGCCGACGACGCGCCGGCCCACGACCGGCTGATCTGCCTCAATACGGGCCGCGATCTGGACGATCCGAACCGTATGCGCTATACGTGGCAGGAGTACCTCAAGAGCGAGGAGGAGATGGCCGCGCTGTTCCCCGATCATCCGGAGGCTCTGGCCACGACGGCCGAGATCGCCGGGAAGGTCGAGGAATACTCGCTCGAGCATAAACCTCTGATGCCGAACTTCCCGATTCCGGACGACTTCGACGTACCGCTGGATCAGCTCAAGGAAACGTTCCGCAAGAAGATCAAGGACGAGGCCGTGCTCGCCGAGATAGACCGATGTACGGATTCGCTCGACGAGGTGGTCGGGCGGCATCCCGAGCTGTCGGACCAGCTGACGATCGCCAAGCAGTTCCGCTATCTGGAGCATCTGACCTACAAGGGGGCCGAGAGACGCTACGGCACGCTGTCGGACGCTGTCCGCAAGCGTATCGAGTACGAACTGTCGACGATCGAGTGGATGGGTTTCCCGGGGTACTTCCTGATCGTGTGGGACTTTATTCGCGCCGCCCGGGAAATGGGCGTCTCGGTGGGGCCGGGCCGGGGCTCGGCGGCCGGGTCGGTCGTCGCCTACTCGCTGACGATCACCAATATCGACCCGATGAAGTACGACCTGCTGTTCGAGCGCTTCCTGAATCCCGACCGGATTTCGCTTCCGGACGTGGACGTCGATTTCGACGAGGACGGCCGCGCCGACGTGCTGCACTACGTGGTCGAGAAGTACGGCAGCAAGCGCGTCGCGCAGATCGTCACGTTCGGCACGATGGCGCCGAAGGCCGCGATCAAGGACGTCGCCCGCGTACAGAGGCTGCCCCTCTCGGAGAGCAACCGCATCTCGAAACTGGTACCCGAAAAGCCCGGGACCACTTTCGCCAAGGCCTACAAGGAAGTTCCCGAGCTGGTAAAGGAAAAGGAGTCGGACAATCCGCTGATCCGCGACACGATGAAGTACGCAGAGAAACTCGAGGGCTCCGTGCGCCAGACCGGCGTGCACGCCTGCGGCGTGATTATCGGACAGGACGATCTGGAGAAGTTCGCTCCGATGGCCATAGCGAAGGACGCCGAGTTGAACGTCGTGCAGTACGAGGGCAAGCTGGTCGAGAGCGTCGGGCTGATCAAGATGGACTTTCTGGGTCTCAAGACGCTGTCGATCATCAAGGATGCGCTCGAGAACATCGAGTCGACGACCGGCAGCCGGCCCGACATCGACGCGATCCCCCTCGACGATCCGCTGACTTACGACCTCTACAGCCGGGGAGAGACGACGGGGCTGTTCCAGTTCGAGTCGCCCGGCATGAAAAAACATCTGCGCAACCTGAAACCGAACCGTTTCGAGGACCTGATCGCGATGAACGCGCTGTACCGGCCCGGTCCGATGGAATATATTCCGAACTTCATCGCCCGCAAGCACGGTCTGGAGCCCGTCACGTACGAGATACCCGACATGGAGGAGTATCTGAAGGACACGTACGGCATTACGGTCTATCAGGAGCAGGTCATGCTGCTGTCGCAGAAGCTGGCCGGCTTTACCGGGGGAGAGGCCGACACGCTGCGCAAGGCGATGGGAAAGAAGAAGCGCGACGTGCTGGACAAGATGAAGCCCAAGTTCATCGAGGGCGCGAAGAAGAACGGGCACGACCCGAAAATCTGCGAGAAGATATGGGGGGACTGGGAGGCGTTCGCGTCGTACGCGTTCAACAAGTCGCACTCGACCTGCTACGCTTACGTTTCCTATCAGACGGCCTATCTGAAGGCCCACTATCCGGCCGAGTTCATGGCCGCACTGCTGAGCCGCAACCTGTCGGATATCAAGAAGATCAGCTTCTTCATGGACGAGTGCAAGCGGATGGGCCTCTCGGTGCTGGGGCCCGATGTCAATCACAGCAAGATCCGCTTCTCGGTCGACGAGGGGGGCAATGTCCGTTTCGGTTTGGCCGCTATCAAGGGCGTGGGCGAGTCGGCCGTGCAGAATATCATCGACACGCGCAAGGAAGGAGGGCCTTTCAAGTCCGTGTACGATTTCGTAGAGCGGGTCAATCTGCAGACCGTCAATAAGAAAACGTTGGAAAATTTGGTGCTCGGAGGCGCGTTCGACGCGATCAGCGACCTGCCGCGCAGCGCCTATCTGGCGCGGGACGAGCACGACGGTACGCTGCTGGATGCGCTGGTACGGTACGGAAACCGCGTGCAGAGCGAGAAGAACAACGTGCAGCAGAGCCTGTTCGGCGGCATTACCGAGGAGTCGTCGGTGCAGAAGCCCGAGCCGCCGCAATATACGCCTTGGACGAAACTCGAGACGCTGAACCGCGAGCGCGACGTGATCGGGATCTACCTGTCGTCGCATCCGTTGGATGACTTTTCGTTGATTATCAAACATTACTGTACCTGCTCGCTGGGCGATCTGGCCGATCTGCCGTCGATGAACGGGAGAGATTTCGTCGCGGCGGGCATGGTCACCTCGGTCATGCACCTGACCACGAAGACGGGCAAGCCCTACGGACGCTTCACGATCGAGGATTACAACGGCTCGCACGAATTCGTGCTGTTCTCGAAGGATTACGAGAATTTCCGCCGCTTCCTGTTCGAGGGTTACTATCTGCTTATCAAGGGGAAGGTCGCTCCGCGCATATACAATCCCAACGAGCTGGAGACGCGCATTACGTCGATCATGATGTTGGCCGAAGCGCAGGAGACGCTGATGAAGGAGGTGACCGTGTCGGTTCCCGTCGACGAACTGACCGAGGAATTGGTCGGCAGGCTGTCGGCCGCCGCGAAGGAGAACCGGGGCCAGGTGATCCTGCGTTTCAAGGTGTACGACCCGGCAGCCGAAGTGGCAGTGAATTTGTATTCGAAGAGCGTCAAGGTCGCGCTGACCGGCGACCTGATCCGGACTTTCGACGATTACTCGCTTCGATATACGTTGATGTAG
- a CDS encoding alpha/beta hydrolase, protein MKKTLSLFAGALFWIFPATAQIPEAQPLYPQGAPDNNGLPADKAVYAESHAEKIAEADYMLFRADPSKATGQAVVICPGGAYLGVAYTHEGIQVAQWMNERGITALMLRYRMPNGHHDIPLHDARTAIALLRDHAAEWGIDPHQVGIMGFSAGGHLASTVSTHFENDSQRPDFSILIYPVITMDERYTHKVSREELIGRDAPIELVDRYSNEKQVSDRTPVTFLALSDDDGGVPPVNSTMYYEALKAHGVPAELHVYPSGGHGWGWLETFKYHDELRTSLDRWLKEIRK, encoded by the coding sequence ATGAAAAAGACCTTATCGCTGTTCGCCGGCGCCCTGTTCTGGATTTTTCCGGCGACAGCTCAGATTCCCGAAGCGCAGCCGCTCTACCCGCAAGGCGCGCCGGACAACAACGGACTGCCCGCAGACAAGGCCGTTTATGCCGAAAGCCATGCGGAGAAGATCGCCGAGGCCGACTACATGCTGTTTCGGGCCGATCCGTCCAAGGCAACGGGCCAGGCCGTCGTCATCTGTCCGGGAGGGGCTTACTTGGGCGTAGCCTACACCCATGAGGGCATTCAGGTCGCCCAATGGATGAACGAGCGCGGGATCACGGCGCTGATGCTCCGTTACCGGATGCCGAACGGACATCACGACATTCCGCTGCACGACGCCCGGACGGCGATCGCGCTGCTGAGGGATCACGCCGCCGAATGGGGGATCGACCCGCATCAGGTCGGCATCATGGGCTTCTCGGCCGGAGGGCATCTGGCCTCGACGGTCTCGACCCATTTCGAGAACGACTCGCAGCGCCCCGATTTCTCGATCCTGATCTACCCGGTCATCACGATGGACGAGCGCTACACGCATAAGGTATCGCGCGAGGAACTGATCGGCCGGGACGCTCCGATCGAGCTCGTGGACCGATACTCGAACGAGAAGCAGGTGTCGGACCGCACGCCCGTCACGTTTCTGGCGCTGAGCGATGACGACGGAGGAGTGCCCCCGGTCAACAGTACGATGTACTACGAAGCGCTGAAGGCCCACGGCGTACCGGCGGAGCTGCACGTCTACCCGTCGGGAGGCCACGGCTGGGGCTGGCTCGAAACCTTCAAGTACCACGACGAGCTGCGGACATCGCTCGACCGCTGGCTGAAAGAGATACGGAAGTAG